From the Aspergillus puulaauensis MK2 DNA, chromosome 1, nearly complete sequence genome, the window ATCAAGTTAGCGACAGACACGTTGACGCCACGGAATGCGCAGACATACCTCTTCAGAGGGTTCGAGgacttcttctctccctGTCCGCCCTGTCCGCCCTGTCCTTGCTGGTCCTTGTTGCCGCTGATCTTGTTGCTGACGAACTCCTGGCCCTTGTTCTTAGCAGACTGGGCCATGGGGTTGTTGGTAGCCCTAACTGGTCAGCTAACGACCCTCACAGAGAGTCACAGGGCACATACCCCTGCACTTGGTTTAGGATGTTGTCGGCCATTTTGTCCAATGTACAATGTAGGATACGCTTTTCCGATTGGTGGTAGGTCAATGTCTCGAGCTTGTTTGACGCTTAATGTCGCCAGTTAACATGTCGGCTTTTATACAATTGGCTACATTGGCGAAGGCCGAGTCGAGGGTGTCAGCGCGACGTCAGTTCCAGAGTTGGGCCTATATATGACTCTTATACTTGGGACTCCCCAGAGTTTGCGACCCTTTGTATCTTCAGATATGGACCTGGGAGGGGAGAGCGTGAAGAGTGCGTTCTGAGTGTGGGTGGTTGAGTTATCTCGTGACGTCATGGACACATCACCCTGGATGGCATCAAAAATGCACCTCCAAACTTCATCTTGACAACAGCGCCCCAGCCATTTCCTAGATAGACAAGGATAGCCACTTTGATAGATAAATTCAGGGACTCAGGCTGAAGCCAAGGCAAGCCTGACATCAGCCTCCCACGTACATCTCATGTCGCTCGTAATGCCCCTTAGAACCCAGGGTAATCTGAATAACAAACATATAAAGGACATCTTGCATGTGAATAGAGAGCATTCCCGTCAGCAGGCTACCCCTTTGAGTCTACAATATACAAAGCGTTCTAAACATACAGCCTAAACATACAGCAAATATCCCATCATGGCCAAACCAGACGACAAGAAGCGCcagctcgtcatcgtctcgaACCGTCTCCCTTTGTCCCTCAAGAAGCTAGAGGGACACTACGAGTCGAGTCTATCCAGTGGTGGACTCGTCACTGCGCTCTCAGGAATCAGCAACTCCACCAACGTGCGCTGGTTCGGCTGGCCAGGCTCAAACACCGAAGACCCCGACGAACGCAGAGAAGTGGCAAAGGCACTGGCAGATAAAGACGCGGTGGGGGTAttcctggacgaggaggtcgCGCACAATCATTACAATGTGTTTTCAAGTAAGTACGCGTttgcttctccaactcgtGTTGTTCTCCATCTCATGTTGTGGTGACGACAACGACTATGACTATATGACTTACTAACCGAAACAGACGGCATCGCTTGGCCCATCCTGCACTACCAATCCGGCGTCGACTTCAAAGAAGACGCGTGGAAGGCCTACCAGCGCGTAAACGAGACCTTTGCCGACTCGGTCGCGGACTCTGTGCAGAGTGGCGACTTGATCTGGATCCATGACTACCacctccttctgctgccGGCTTACCTGCGGGATAGACTGAAGAGGCAGGGCAAGAAATGTCCGATTGGGTTTACGTTGCATACGCCATTCCCTGCACAGGATTTCTGGCGCGCGCTTCCGGTGCAGAAGGACTTGTTGGCTGGGGTTCTGGCGTGTGATCTGGTCGGGTTCCATACGGACGAGTATAAGCGTAATTTCGTCGAGTGTTGTTCGCGAGGGCTGGATGTCAAGGTTGATGGAGATGATATTGAGTATGAGGGACATAAAGTGCACACAGGGACGTTCATTGTCGGTGTCGATCCGCACAAGTTCGAGGTAGGACTGTTGGATAAGGCGGTCCAGAAGcgggttgaggagctggaggacgaGTATAGCAGGAAAATTGTCATTCTGGGTGTTGATCGCCTTGACTACACAAAGGGCCTCATTCAGAAACTGCAAGGATATGCCTACTTCCTGCGGAATCATCCGGATTTGGCGCCTCGTATGACGCTCATCCAGGTGGCCATTCCCAGCCGCGAGGACGTGAAGGAGTaccaggagctggagagggaaTTGAGCATGCTCGTGGGCCAGATCAACGGCGAGCATTGTACGTTGATACCTTACACGAGTCCCCATAATGGATACTGATGCTAATTTGAGCAGCAACCCCCGATGGATCCCCAATAGTCTACCTCCACCACTCTGTCCCCTTCAACGACCTTGCAGCGCTCTACCGCATCGCCGACATCTGCCTGATCACGTCTCGCCGCGACGGCATGAACCTCGTCGCTGCCGAATACGTCGCCTGCCAAAAGGATCGGTATGGCGTCCTCGTTCTCTCAGAGCTTGCAGGCGCCGCAGCATTCATGGCCACGGGGAGCATCACCTTCAACCCGTCTAGCGCGCAGCAACTGTCAGACTCGATCTATcaggcggcgatgatggatgttgaggagaagaagaagcggtatctggagttggaggagtttgTTACCACGAACACTAGGTATGTCTCTCTTTATATCACTAGGTGGACGTGGCTGATTGATGCAAAGTGCGAAATGGGGCGAAGCCTTCACTAATACTCTTTTGGAATATGCATAGCTTGGGTTTAGTTTGAATTATTGTACCTATTAGACTGTATTACAATTTCGGGTTGGAGGTTATACAGATTCATATCGATAGCATTGGTTTAAGCCCTCATTCTCCTGTGTCTATACAGAATTTACAAATGCATTTCGGTCGGTTTGCTTTGTGATTCACTAGTAAAACGTACCGTACTTCATACGATTTAGCTGTAATTGGgctttaaataaatttaaacAATGTAAATAAAGTTACTAGTAGTACTTGCTGACAAGAAATattcctcgccatccgcaACAATAActcatatcatatcatattaTACATACTGGACATAATAACGCACATTATGCTCCCACCGGCCCTCAGCTACTTCATAGCCAGCTACTTAATGGATGGATTCGGCATCCCAGAAATATGCGGCCAAGTTCGAAACAAATCCGCCAGATGGTCAATCGGAGCCGCCAACAAACCAACAGCCGTCTCATAAGGCGGCTTATCAGGGGCACTGGGATGCGAGCGACTAGGAACAAACATCTTAGTACGGCCAAACGAGGTGGACAGcttctcgctttcttctctggaAATGACGTCCTCCAGCTTGGGCAGatcctgcagctcttcttctttgatGTGGCTGGAGAGATCCGCCATTAAAGCTTTGATAGTCGGTTCGAACTCTGGGTCGGCTGCTTTCATGTTTTGGAACTTCTTGAGCTCTTCTTTCACCTGTCAAGGTACGGTTAGGTGGACATAATATAGACAGAGCGAGAGGTGTACCGTGGTATGTTCCCTCCGGTCCTTATCGGCCATTGCCTTGCCATCAGCGAGGCTCTTCTCGAACACAGGATACACGACGAGTTCCTCGCCGATAGAGTGCCGGGCTAGTTCCCAGGTGAACTGGTTCTGCCACTGGGTCTTTTCCTTGTCGGTGCTCGCGGTGAGGATCTTGTTATAGTAGTCCTCGAGCTCGCGGTGGTCTTTGGTGATTGCGTCGGTGATGGTGGGTGCCATAGCGATGCGTGATTGGGAAATATAGCGATTTTGAATTGAAAATACAAATCTCTTCGGTGGAATGCGTGTGGAATTAACGAGACGGGTTGACATTTTGCTGGCTCAATCATCCCATATATACCTAGTATACGATCGGTCGCGGCTACGAACAGCCATCTACTTAAGGACCTTGCCCTTGGACATCATGCTGAAGGATATTTGACGCGACCAATACAGTCgctattctatattatttcGACCAAGACCTAGAAGGCTCAGGCGATAGAGTTGCGATATTGGGAGCCGGGGTGGCCAGTGAGGATGAATGCTTTGTTCAGCAGCATCATGATGACCAGTGGCCATACAGGCGTCGATGCGGGGACcaatagataattaataattacaAGCGATCGGGGGAATGATCGGCGGGTCTGGAGTGGCAGCTTTGAAATCCAAGGCTGGAGGCAGGTAATTCAGGTTGTGTGATGTtttttcatcatcctcacaTCATTTTGTATACAGCCAATGATGTCACGACGCCCATCGCAGGCAGCCTGCGCAGAACAGATATATTCTCGCGTACCTTGCACCATGGGACTTGATTAAACGATCCTAATTCAACAAAGCTGTTTTTCTCTGAATTTTGCTTTCCACTAAAATGGCCACTCACGTTGCCGCCGGCCTGCAAAAGGCCCAGCAAGCAGTGCAGGACACTGCCACCAAGAATAAGAAgctcgtcgacctcgaggcAGAGACCGTCGACAGCACTTCAAAGCAGCCCCAGTCAACGGACCATGGCGTAGGAATCACGGATCCCGACCACTGGCTGCGCGTTGCCAACGAGCAGCAATCAGGCCCGTCGCTGTTGGAGGACCAGATTGCGCGCGAGAAGATCCATCGCTTCGACCACGAGCGCATCCCAGAGCGAGTCGTCCATGCCCGGGGCACTGGTGCCTTTGGTAACTTCACGCTGCACGAGAGTATCGAGGATCTGACGTATGCTGGTGTCTTGACGGATACTTCGCGGAACACGCCGGTGTTCGTGCGCTTCTCTACTGTCCAGGGCAGCAAGGGCAGTGCTGATACCGTGCGCGATGTCCGAGGATTCGCAGTCAAGATGTACACTGATGAAGGAAACTGGGACATTGTTGGCAACAACATtcccgtcttcttcatccaggACGCCATTAAGTTCCCCGACATGGGTACGTTGCCTGTCTCCGAGTAGGAGGAAGATAGCTAACCTTTTGCAGTTCACGCCGTCAAGCCAGAACCCCATAACGAGGTTCCCCAGGCGCAGACGGCCCATAACAACTTCTGGGACTTTGTATACCTGCACCCTGAAGCCACCCATATGTTCATGTGGGCCATGTCGGACCGCGCCATCCCCAGATCTTTCCGCATGATGCAGGGCTTCGGAGTCAACACATACTCTCTCGTCAACAAGGAGGGCAAACGCCACTTCGTCAAGTTCCACTGGACACCGCACCTCGGTGTACACTCGTTCGTCTGGGACGAAGCCCTCAAGCTGGGCGGGCAAGACCCAGACTTCCACCGCAAGGACCTCATGGAAGCCATCGAGAACAAGGCGTACCCGAAATGGGACCTGGGCATCCAAGTCAtcgccgaagaagaccaggacAAGTTCGAATTCGACATCATGGACGCAACCAAGATCTGGCCTGAGGAGCTCGTGCCCATTCGAACAATCGGCGAGCTCGAACTGAACCGTAACGTGGACGAATTCTTCACCCAAACTGAACAGGTCGCCTTCTGTACATCCCATATCGTCCCTGGCGTCGACTTCTCCGACGACCCTCTCCTCCAGGGCCGCAACTTCTCCTACTTCGACACCCAAATCAGCCGCCTGGGCATCAACTGGGAAGAGCTCCCCATTAACCGCCCTGTCTGCCCATTCATGAACTTCAACCGCGACGGCGCGATGCGCCACCGCGTCTCAAAGGGCAACGTCAACTACTATCCAAACCGCTACGAAGCGGGCCCTCCATCGAAACCAGGCCAGCAGGGCTTCGTCTCACACCCCCAGAAGATAACAGGCACTAAGCGCCGCGACCTGACCCCCAAGTTCAAGGAATACCACAACCAGGCGCAGCTCTTCTACAACTCCATgtccgagatcgagaaggtgCACATGCGCAAGGCCTTCTCCTTCGAACTCGACCACTGCGACGACCCGATCGTCTACGAGCGCCTCGCCGGCCACCGACTCGCAGAGCTGGACCTGCCCCTCGCCCAGGCCGTAGCCGAGATGGTCGGCGCGCCTATCCCGCAGAAAGCCCTACGTCCGAACCACGGCAAGAAGTCGGTGCGATTATCCCAGCTCGAGTTCCCGCCGAAGACGCCTGGAATCGTCAGTCGCAGAATCGCTATCCTGATTGGAGACGGCTACGACAAGGTCGCCTTCAACGGCATTAAGGCTGCCATTCTCGCCGCGCAGGCGTTGCCGTTCGTCATTGGGACGAAGCGCTCTGCTATCTATGCTGATGGCGAATCAAAGGGCTCCTCCAAGGGCGTGGTCCCGGATCACCAGTATGATGGACAGCGCTCGACTATGTTCGACGCGACTTTCATCCCCGGCGGGTCCCATATCAAGGCCCTCAAGCCGAACGGGCAGTTCCGGTACTGGATCTCCGAGTCGTTTGGGCATCTCAAGGCGATTGGAGCTACAGGGGAGGGTGCTCAGTTTGTTAAGGAGGTCCTGGGCAGTGCTGTCGATGTGAAGGTTGCTGGTGCGGACTCGAAGGCGCCGGTTGAGTGGTATGGTGTTGTTACTGCAGGTACACCGCAGAAGCCGGAGAGCTTTAGTGAGGGAGTGAAGATTGTGCAAAATGCGACGGACTTTGTTGGCAAATTCTTCTACCAGATTAGCCAGCATCGACACTGGCAGCGCGAGCTTGATGGGTTGGCTGCGAGCGTTGCGGTTTagtttggtgttggtgtccgTTCGGTGTATGGTAGGCGTTGGGGTATATGTATGATAGGGTAATAGTTTGTTGAATCTGTATAACTTCCTTCATTTCCCTTCTTTAGAGATCGCGGTGGTATTTAGCCCCCATATTTCCACGTAATGTGTGCACAGAGATCAGCGAACAGGGCATCAAATCGCTGACGATCATGCACGCACAGCCTTCACGTTTTCCTAATCAGGAAGTTGACTTTTATCGCCAAGAGCTCTCAGTGCCAGTTCCCGATCAACCCTTGCTCAGCCTCCCAGGCTACATCAAGGCCATCTCCCTTTTGTGGACGTGAGAAATGACACAAAATTCAGTCAGGAGTCAGGACGATGCTGACCTTCACCCGCTCGGAGGATGCAGGAACCGAGGAACAGCCCAGGTTTATCTCTAGTTTCATATCATGGCCATCAGACTCATCCAAAACTAAGCTTGAGTCCAAGCCAGACTCATGGTCAGACTCCATCGACTCATGTCAAAGTCCTCGACCACGCCCACCCCACAGCCGCGCCTGGATCAAAGGCGTCGTGgtctgttcctggatcaTCGCGTTCGTCCTCTGTATAAACATCCTGCTGACCATTATCGCGGTGGGCATTGCCTACTCCAAGAACGGCGAAACGGACCACTCCTTCGCAGCTCTATACAGAGGGAAATGCAAGCTCGCAAGGAACTGGGCAACGGGGCTGCACCTGGCCATTAACGTTCTGAGCACGGTCATGCTGGGGGCCAGTAACTACTGCATGCAGTGTCTTGTATCGCCGTCGCGGGCAGAGGCGGATGAGGCGCATAGCAAGAGGAGGTGGGTGTCCATTGGGATACCGAATATACTGGACTTGGTATGGAGGCAGAGGGGCAAGAGACAGGTTTTGGGCTGCATCTTGTTGGTGACCTCGTTGCCGATTCATTTGATGTTTGTTTTCACACTATTGATGATATTTATGATGTCCTACTGGCATTGATGCTG encodes:
- a CDS encoding uncharacterized protein (COG:S;~EggNog:ENOG410PNRD;~InterPro:IPR012312;~PFAM:PF01814), whose product is MAPTITDAITKDHRELEDYYNKILTASTDKEKTQWQNQFTWELARHSIGEELVVYPVFEKSLADGKAMADKDRREHTTVKEELKKFQNMKAADPEFEPTIKALMADLSSHIKEEELQDLPKLEDVISREESEKLSTSFGRTKMFVPSRSHPSAPDKPPYETAVGLLAAPIDHLADLFRTWPHISGMPNPSIK
- the catA gene encoding catalase catA (COG:P;~EggNog:ENOG410PFFZ;~InterPro:IPR018028,IPR029062,IPR020835,IPR011614, IPR024708,IPR002226,IPR043156,IPR041399,IPR024712, IPR037060,IPR010582;~PFAM:PF18011,PF00199,PF06628;~go_function: GO:0004096 - catalase activity [Evidence IEA];~go_function: GO:0020037 - heme binding [Evidence IEA];~go_process: GO:0006979 - response to oxidative stress [Evidence IEA];~go_process: GO:0055114 - oxidation-reduction process [Evidence IEA]), whose translation is MATHVAAGLQKAQQAVQDTATKNKKLVDLEAETVDSTSKQPQSTDHGVGITDPDHWLRVANEQQSGPSLLEDQIAREKIHRFDHERIPERVVHARGTGAFGNFTLHESIEDLTYAGVLTDTSRNTPVFVRFSTVQGSKGSADTVRDVRGFAVKMYTDEGNWDIVGNNIPVFFIQDAIKFPDMVHAVKPEPHNEVPQAQTAHNNFWDFVYLHPEATHMFMWAMSDRAIPRSFRMMQGFGVNTYSLVNKEGKRHFVKFHWTPHLGVHSFVWDEALKLGGQDPDFHRKDLMEAIENKAYPKWDLGIQVIAEEDQDKFEFDIMDATKIWPEELVPIRTIGELELNRNVDEFFTQTEQVAFCTSHIVPGVDFSDDPLLQGRNFSYFDTQISRLGINWEELPINRPVCPFMNFNRDGAMRHRVSKGNVNYYPNRYEAGPPSKPGQQGFVSHPQKITGTKRRDLTPKFKEYHNQAQLFYNSMSEIEKVHMRKAFSFELDHCDDPIVYERLAGHRLAELDLPLAQAVAEMVGAPIPQKALRPNHGKKSVRLSQLEFPPKTPGIVSRRIAILIGDGYDKVAFNGIKAAILAAQALPFVIGTKRSAIYADGESKGSSKGVVPDHQYDGQRSTMFDATFIPGGSHIKALKPNGQFRYWISESFGHLKAIGATGEGAQFVKEVLGSAVDVKVAGADSKAPVEWYGVVTAGTPQKPESFSEGVKIVQNATDFVGKFFYQISQHRHWQRELDGLAASVAV